The following are from one region of the Hyalangium gracile genome:
- a CDS encoding tRNA-uridine aminocarboxypropyltransferase — translation MRPLCLRCRRPQATCYCARLPRLETRTRVVFLQHPRERRVAIGTARMAHLSLPNSELHLGVDFSGHSRLQALAADPGRVAVLFPGQGAMTLEEAAARPPEALIVVDGTWPLAKKVVKTNPLLASLPRIGFTPRRPSNYRIRAEPADHCVSTIEAVVEVLGALEGGDPTRFDAMLRPFEFMVDTQLESQSHRDDPPRRRIYKSPWRPPLELRSLADELPRLVLLYAEANAHPAEEGIPPELVHLVACRPATDERFEAILAPRQPLARSTPLHTELPEEVLRAGEDRDSALGRFEAFLRPDDVLAVWTTYALDLLWRDGVSRRAAANIRLAAARALKGKAGGVEQAVPLLGAQPPALWAPGRAGRRIQALEAVVRELVRRGLAEHPPSSRTGS, via the coding sequence GTGCGTCCCCTCTGCCTGCGCTGCCGCCGTCCCCAGGCCACGTGCTACTGCGCGCGCCTGCCGCGCCTGGAGACACGTACACGCGTCGTCTTCCTCCAGCACCCCCGCGAGCGGCGCGTGGCCATCGGCACCGCTCGCATGGCCCACCTCTCGCTCCCCAACTCCGAGCTGCACCTGGGCGTGGACTTCTCCGGCCACTCCCGGCTGCAGGCCCTGGCCGCGGACCCCGGACGCGTCGCCGTGCTCTTCCCCGGCCAGGGAGCCATGACCCTGGAAGAAGCGGCCGCGCGCCCTCCCGAGGCGCTCATCGTCGTCGACGGAACGTGGCCCCTGGCCAAGAAGGTCGTGAAGACCAACCCGCTCCTCGCGAGCCTGCCGCGCATCGGCTTCACCCCGCGCCGCCCCAGCAACTACCGCATCCGCGCCGAGCCCGCCGACCACTGCGTCTCCACCATCGAGGCCGTCGTGGAGGTGCTCGGAGCGCTCGAGGGCGGAGACCCGACCCGCTTCGACGCCATGCTGCGCCCCTTCGAGTTCATGGTGGACACGCAGCTCGAGAGCCAGTCCCACCGCGACGATCCGCCGCGCCGCCGCATCTACAAGAGCCCCTGGCGCCCGCCGCTGGAGCTGCGCTCGCTGGCCGACGAGCTCCCCCGGCTCGTGCTCCTGTACGCCGAGGCCAATGCCCACCCCGCGGAGGAGGGCATCCCTCCCGAGCTCGTCCACCTGGTCGCGTGCCGCCCCGCCACCGACGAGCGCTTCGAGGCCATCCTCGCTCCCCGCCAGCCGCTGGCGCGCAGCACGCCGCTGCACACGGAGCTCCCGGAGGAGGTTCTCCGCGCGGGCGAGGACCGGGACTCCGCGCTGGGTCGCTTCGAGGCCTTCCTGCGCCCCGATGACGTGCTCGCGGTGTGGACCACGTATGCGCTGGATCTGCTCTGGCGGGACGGTGTCAGCCGCCGGGCCGCCGCGAACATCCGCCTCGCCGCCGCCCGGGCCCTGAAGGGCAAGGCCGGAGGCGTCGAGCAGGCCGTGCCGCTGCTGGGCGCTCAGCCCCCCGCGCTCTGGGCGCCGGGCCGCGCGGGCCGCCGCATCCAGGCGCTGGAGGCCGTGGTCCGCGAGCTGGTCCGCCGTGGCCTGGCCGAGCATCCGCCGAGCTCGCGGACCGGATCCTGA
- a CDS encoding isoprenylcysteine carboxyl methyltransferase family protein, producing the protein MVLFHTAFLVACALEPLALHRPFPGLLGYVSLGGAIASQALRYWAISTLGERWNTRIIFVPGATPVTDGPYRYIRHPNYVAVILEFAFLPLIHGGYLTAILFSLGNAVLLYVRIRAEEQALGAEYQQAFAHRPRFLPKAAPEPPGLPPP; encoded by the coding sequence ATGGTCCTGTTCCACACCGCCTTCCTGGTGGCCTGCGCGCTGGAGCCCCTGGCGCTGCACCGGCCCTTCCCGGGCCTGCTGGGCTACGTCTCGCTGGGAGGCGCCATCGCCTCCCAGGCCCTGCGCTACTGGGCCATCTCCACCCTGGGCGAGCGGTGGAACACCCGCATCATCTTCGTCCCCGGCGCCACGCCCGTGACGGACGGGCCCTACCGCTACATCCGCCACCCCAACTACGTGGCCGTCATCCTGGAGTTCGCCTTCCTGCCGCTCATCCACGGCGGCTACCTGACGGCCATCCTCTTCTCCCTGGGCAACGCGGTGCTGCTGTACGTGCGCATCCGCGCCGAGGAACAGGCGCTCGGCGCCGAGTACCAGCAGGCCTTCGCCCACCGGCCCCGCTTCCTGCCCAAAGCCGCTCCCGAGCCTCCAGGCCTGCCCCCCCCGTGA
- a CDS encoding 16S rRNA (uracil(1498)-N(3))-methyltransferase, with product MNLLLLLDEDFLPDGTARLTGRRAQHAREVLRAEPGETLRVGRLGGLVGTGEVLENSPGVLHLRATLTAPPPARAGVDLLLAIPRPKALKKVLPAVASLGVDRVVLVNAARVEKSYFDSKVLAPDFIQELLLQGLEQARDTRLPEVHVRERFRPCVEDELDTLFGQGSLRLLPHPPAHQPLTTLGVGAAPRVVLAIGPDGGWVPFEAELLEAQGFRPFTLGPRILRVETAVPVLLGQVALLRENISPPNSR from the coding sequence GTGAACCTGCTCCTGCTCCTCGACGAGGACTTCCTCCCCGACGGCACCGCCCGCCTCACGGGACGCCGGGCCCAGCACGCCCGCGAGGTGCTGCGCGCCGAGCCCGGAGAGACCCTGCGCGTGGGCCGGCTCGGTGGCCTCGTCGGCACCGGCGAAGTGCTGGAGAACTCCCCGGGCGTCCTCCACCTCCGCGCCACCCTCACCGCCCCTCCTCCCGCTCGCGCGGGCGTGGACCTCCTGCTCGCCATCCCCCGCCCCAAGGCGCTCAAGAAGGTCCTGCCCGCCGTGGCCTCCCTCGGCGTCGATCGCGTGGTGCTCGTCAACGCCGCCCGCGTGGAGAAGAGCTACTTCGACTCCAAGGTGCTCGCCCCCGACTTCATCCAGGAGCTCCTCCTCCAGGGTCTCGAGCAGGCCCGCGACACGCGCCTCCCCGAGGTCCACGTTCGCGAGCGCTTCCGCCCCTGCGTCGAGGACGAGCTGGACACCCTCTTCGGCCAGGGGTCCCTCCGGCTGCTCCCCCACCCTCCCGCGCACCAGCCCCTCACCACCCTGGGTGTGGGCGCCGCTCCCCGGGTGGTCCTCGCCATCGGGCCGGACGGCGGCTGGGTCCCCTTCGAGGCGGAGCTGCTCGAAGCCCAGGGCTTCCGCCCCTTCACCCTCGGCCCCCGCATCCTCCGGGTGGAGACGGCCGTCCCCGTCCTCCTCGGGCAGGTGGCCCTTCTGAGAGAGAACATCTCCCCACCAAACAGCCGCTGA
- a CDS encoding NAD(P)/FAD-dependent oxidoreductase: MRPIDVAIVGGGPAGLAVAIHAARRGFSTVVFDRQALPADKACGEGLAPPGLRELEALGARQYLTSADCAPIVGIRYLQEDGTDVSGRFAPTPGLGIRRTALASALTRTAREAGVTLRERCGVANVLRSPERVLLTTATGEEVEARLLVAADGLASPLRQAQGLDEPVKPHAPRRFGLRQHFRVRPWSDFVEIHLSRGLEAYVTPAGNERVGVAFLWEDGKVEDAISFPSLLQRFPALRERLEGAPADSQARGAGPFLRKVRGRTLDRFVLVGDAAGYVDAITGEGLTLALRGASALGHLLPEVLARGASRASLVPYERAVARHYWRYALSVRLMLAIARYPALRARVLHGLARYPRLFESLVNFVTS, encoded by the coding sequence GTGAGGCCGATCGACGTCGCCATCGTGGGAGGAGGCCCCGCCGGGCTCGCCGTGGCCATCCACGCCGCCCGCAGAGGCTTCTCCACCGTCGTCTTCGATCGGCAGGCCCTGCCCGCGGACAAGGCCTGTGGAGAGGGCCTCGCGCCGCCGGGCCTGCGCGAGCTCGAGGCGCTCGGGGCCCGCCAGTACCTCACCTCGGCGGACTGCGCGCCCATCGTGGGCATCCGCTACCTCCAGGAAGACGGCACGGACGTCTCCGGGCGCTTTGCCCCCACGCCGGGGCTCGGCATCCGGCGGACGGCCCTGGCCTCGGCGCTGACACGCACCGCTCGGGAGGCGGGCGTCACGCTGAGGGAGCGCTGCGGCGTGGCGAACGTGCTCCGCTCGCCGGAGCGCGTCCTGCTGACGACGGCGACGGGAGAGGAGGTGGAGGCCCGCCTCTTGGTGGCCGCGGACGGGCTGGCCTCGCCGCTGCGACAGGCCCAGGGCCTGGACGAGCCCGTGAAGCCGCACGCGCCTCGGCGCTTCGGCCTCCGCCAGCACTTCCGCGTGCGGCCCTGGTCCGACTTCGTGGAGATCCACCTCTCACGTGGCCTGGAGGCCTACGTCACCCCGGCGGGCAACGAGCGCGTCGGCGTGGCCTTCCTCTGGGAGGACGGCAAGGTGGAGGACGCCATCTCCTTCCCCAGCCTCCTGCAGCGCTTCCCCGCGCTCCGGGAGCGGCTGGAGGGAGCACCCGCGGACTCCCAGGCGCGCGGAGCGGGCCCCTTCCTGCGCAAGGTGCGCGGGCGGACCCTCGATCGCTTCGTGCTGGTGGGAGACGCGGCCGGCTACGTGGATGCCATCACCGGAGAGGGCCTCACCCTGGCGCTGCGTGGCGCCAGCGCGCTGGGCCACCTGCTGCCCGAGGTGCTCGCCCGGGGGGCCTCTCGAGCCTCCCTCGTGCCCTACGAGCGCGCCGTCGCCCGGCACTACTGGCGCTACGCGCTCTCCGTGAGGCTGATGCTGGCCATCGCCCGGTACCCGGCCCTGCGCGCCCGGGTCCTCCATGGGCTGGCCCGCTACCCCAGGCTCTTCGAGTCGCTCGTCAACTTCGTCACGAGCTGA
- a CDS encoding c-type cytochrome, with protein MLRKILMGFGALVGLIILGGVGFYAYVTYQANKTYDIPLPDIRRDTSPEALARGEVIFMSLCVECHAPAGEIHAVGAPVTVLPPELGYLHSANLTSDPVGGMGNVKDEEIARMIIHGVNHEGKLRPMVRFWTMADEDIAAVIGFMRQDRPEFAPEPKKAPPSETTFLGNIVQVFVLGVHTEKRPPVKAPAKAPTVEYGKYLSEAMFDCVACHTQGLEVNEVKAAKDTAFTGGFEFDQKQSGTEGVIYSTNLTPHETQGLGKWTLEQFKVAMREGIAPDNQVLRTPMPRFRRLDDVQLEAMFKFLKSLPARESPKFAREPLPRAKVDPSAAPEKLFSSLGCNYCHGPKGQYRDKLKNAISKQPEEVAKWIRNPESFKPGTQMPTFAPLLDEGQALELARWVQSKNGEP; from the coding sequence ATGCTTCGAAAGATCTTGATGGGTTTTGGGGCCCTGGTGGGCCTGATCATCCTGGGCGGCGTGGGGTTCTACGCCTACGTGACGTACCAGGCGAACAAGACCTACGACATCCCGCTGCCGGACATTCGTAGAGACACCTCTCCGGAGGCCCTGGCCCGCGGAGAGGTCATCTTCATGTCGCTGTGCGTGGAGTGCCACGCGCCCGCCGGAGAGATCCACGCGGTGGGCGCTCCCGTCACGGTGCTGCCGCCGGAGCTGGGCTACCTGCACTCGGCCAACCTCACCTCGGATCCGGTGGGGGGCATGGGCAACGTGAAGGACGAAGAGATCGCCCGGATGATCATCCACGGCGTCAACCATGAGGGGAAGCTGCGCCCCATGGTGCGCTTCTGGACGATGGCGGACGAGGACATCGCCGCGGTGATCGGCTTCATGAGGCAGGACAGGCCCGAGTTCGCGCCCGAGCCGAAGAAGGCTCCGCCCTCGGAGACGACGTTCCTGGGCAACATCGTCCAGGTGTTCGTGCTGGGCGTGCACACCGAGAAGCGGCCTCCGGTGAAGGCGCCGGCCAAGGCCCCCACGGTGGAGTACGGGAAGTACCTGTCGGAGGCCATGTTCGACTGCGTCGCCTGCCACACCCAGGGCCTGGAGGTGAACGAGGTGAAGGCGGCCAAGGACACCGCCTTCACCGGTGGCTTCGAGTTCGATCAGAAGCAGTCGGGCACCGAGGGCGTCATCTACTCGACCAACCTCACCCCGCATGAGACTCAGGGCCTGGGCAAGTGGACGCTGGAGCAGTTCAAGGTGGCCATGCGCGAGGGCATCGCGCCGGACAATCAGGTCCTGCGCACGCCGATGCCGCGCTTCCGTCGCCTGGACGATGTGCAGCTCGAGGCGATGTTCAAGTTCCTGAAGTCCCTGCCGGCCAGGGAGTCTCCCAAGTTCGCCCGCGAGCCGCTGCCTCGGGCCAAGGTGGATCCGAGCGCGGCGCCCGAGAAGCTCTTCAGCAGCCTGGGTTGCAACTACTGCCACGGCCCGAAGGGGCAGTACCGCGACAAGCTGAAGAACGCGATCAGCAAGCAGCCGGAAGAGGTGGCGAAGTGGATCCGCAACCCGGAGAGCTTCAAGCCGGGCACGCAGATGCCGACCTTCGCGCCGCTGCTCGACGAGGGGCAGGCGCTCGAGCTGGCCAGGTGGGTGCAGTCGAAGAACGGCGAGCCGTAG
- a CDS encoding aminopeptidase P family protein produces MTTQSEAAAAQAASEAAAQPAAAQPVTSEPQAAPAKPASHDTVPPPALLDFMMKRWKPANRKLPPKLKHADAFRARRRALSQLFPGETLVIPTGHEKVRANDTHFRFRPGSDFYYLTGNTEPDCVLVLQPKEGGGHTDILFVEPNPGRSDATFFTDRVKGELWVGPRLGVKESQARFGVDEARGLPELKDFLAGLHGAVARPTRVLRGYSAKVDDVLPAQAERDKGLAQALSEMRLLKDAQEIRELQSAIDSTQRGFEDVIASLKTARTERTVEGIFGLRARVEGNDVGYGTIAAAGSHACVLHWTRNDGPVKKGDLLLLDAGVEANTLYTADITRTLPISGKFSKEQREIYELVLEAQEQAIAAVKPGNDFMEPNRVAMRVLAAGLERLGILPDAQEALKDEHQFYKRYSLHNVSHMLGLDVHDCAQARQEAYKYGKLQAGMVLTVEPGLYFQTDDLTVPARYRGIGVRIEDDVVVTARGCKVLSGAIPRQAKDVEAWMKRVWAKARK; encoded by the coding sequence ATGACGACCCAGTCCGAAGCCGCCGCCGCCCAGGCCGCCTCCGAGGCCGCCGCTCAGCCCGCCGCTGCCCAGCCCGTCACCTCCGAGCCCCAGGCCGCTCCCGCGAAGCCCGCCAGCCACGACACCGTCCCGCCGCCCGCGCTGCTCGACTTCATGATGAAGCGCTGGAAGCCGGCCAACCGGAAGCTCCCTCCCAAGCTCAAGCACGCCGACGCCTTCCGCGCCCGCCGCCGCGCCCTCTCCCAGCTCTTCCCCGGTGAGACGCTCGTCATCCCCACCGGCCACGAGAAGGTGCGCGCCAACGACACGCACTTCCGCTTCCGCCCCGGCAGCGACTTCTACTACCTCACCGGCAACACCGAGCCGGACTGCGTCCTCGTGCTCCAGCCCAAGGAGGGCGGCGGCCACACGGACATCCTCTTCGTCGAGCCCAACCCGGGCCGCAGCGACGCCACCTTCTTCACCGACCGCGTGAAGGGCGAGCTGTGGGTGGGCCCCCGCCTCGGCGTGAAGGAGAGCCAGGCCCGCTTCGGCGTGGACGAGGCCCGCGGCCTGCCCGAGCTGAAGGACTTCCTCGCCGGCCTCCATGGCGCCGTGGCCCGCCCCACCCGCGTGCTGCGCGGCTACTCCGCCAAGGTGGATGACGTGCTGCCCGCCCAGGCCGAGCGCGACAAGGGGCTCGCCCAGGCCCTCTCCGAGATGCGCCTGCTCAAGGACGCCCAGGAGATCCGCGAGCTGCAGTCCGCCATCGACTCCACCCAGCGCGGCTTCGAGGACGTCATCGCCAGCCTGAAGACGGCCAGGACGGAGCGCACCGTGGAGGGCATCTTCGGCCTGCGCGCCCGCGTCGAGGGCAATGACGTCGGCTACGGCACCATCGCCGCCGCCGGCTCGCACGCCTGCGTGCTCCACTGGACGCGCAACGACGGCCCGGTGAAGAAGGGCGACCTGCTGCTGCTGGACGCCGGCGTCGAGGCCAACACCCTCTACACCGCGGACATCACCCGCACGCTCCCCATCTCCGGCAAGTTCTCCAAGGAGCAGCGTGAAATCTACGAGCTCGTGCTCGAGGCCCAGGAGCAGGCCATCGCCGCGGTGAAGCCGGGCAACGACTTCATGGAGCCCAACCGCGTGGCCATGCGCGTGCTCGCCGCGGGCCTGGAGCGCCTGGGCATCCTCCCGGACGCCCAGGAGGCGCTGAAGGACGAGCACCAGTTCTACAAGCGCTACTCGCTGCACAACGTCAGCCATATGCTGGGCCTGGACGTGCACGACTGCGCCCAGGCGCGCCAGGAGGCCTACAAGTACGGCAAGCTCCAGGCCGGCATGGTGCTCACGGTGGAGCCCGGCCTCTACTTCCAGACGGACGACCTCACCGTCCCGGCGCGCTACCGCGGCATCGGCGTGCGCATCGAGGACGACGTCGTCGTCACCGCCAGGGGCTGCAAGGTGCTCTCCGGGGCCATCCCGCGCCAGGCCAAGGACGTCGAGGCCTGGATGAAGCGCGTGTGGGCCAAGGCCAGGAAGTGA